The Linepithema humile isolate Giens D197 chromosome 2, Lhum_UNIL_v1.0, whole genome shotgun sequence genome has a segment encoding these proteins:
- the LOC136997831 gene encoding uncharacterized protein, whose product MAWRNRLNCYICNRNFVRNQMSRIDTDENANKREIAIRRRDDFQRPPLAVTNLTRICITCNQSIRNEITEMERDNTCLRLNVLTQTANRTCVICNADADVHRITLECRVNVFVLRDIFIPEDVRSCQHHLDDKGFFLQALLPGLRSINRPYVIKGLQLQMFLQGLRNVARDQRRFVDENSFTDAEFESFFPVTKQQFLELFDYCDRVSCPGGYRYVSKKDLLMFLCKMRQGLSDDFLKVIFEYPSRQATSLAIYTVRQFLMQRFVPTNIGLNAITRGDYIQRHVTDFANELYNPEPHIRRVIAYIDGTYSYIPKSSNFRILRQSFCLHKGRHLLKPVLIVAPDGYILDIQGPYFSDS is encoded by the coding sequence ATGGCTTGGAGAAATCGTTTgaattgttacatttgcaaCAGAAATTTTGTACGGAATCAAATGAGTCGAATAGATACAGATGAAAATGCAAACAAACGTGAGATTGCTATCCGTAGACGTGATGATTTCCAGAGGCCACCTCTCGCCGTGACAAATCTTACGAGGATTTGTATCACATGTAATCAATCTATTCGCAATGAAATAACAGAAATGGAACGAGATAATACTTGTCTGCGACTCAATGTATTGACACAAACTGCGAATCGTACTTGTGTGATTTGTAATGCTGATGCCGATGTCCACAGGATTACACTTGAATGTAGAGTAAACGTTTTtgttttacgagatattttcaTTCCTGAAGATGTCAGATCATGTCAACATCATCTGGATGATAAAGGTTTTTTTCTTCAGGCTTTGCTACCTGGCTTGCGATCCATTAACAGACCTTACGTCATCAAAGGACTGCAACTTCAAATGTTCCTACAAGGACTCCGAAATGTGGCAAGGGATCAAAGAAGATTCGTTGATGAGAACAGTTTTACAGATGCTGAATTCGAATCCTTTTTTCCAGTAACCAAACAGCAGTTTCTGGAACTATTTGATTATTGCGATAGGGTGTCTTGTCCAGGCGGCTATAGATATGTTTCTAAGAAAGACTTGTTAATGTTCTTATGCAAAATGCGACAAGGACTTTCTGATGATTTTCTTAAAGTTATCTTCGAGTACCCGAGCAGACAAGCAACGAGTTTAGCCATTTACACTGTCCGACAATTTTTGATGCAACGTTTTGTTCCGACGAACATCGGTTTGAATGCAATCACGAGAGGAGATTATATCCAAAGACATGTAACTGATTTCGctaatgaattatataatccCGAACCACATATTCGTCGTGTAATCGCGTACATTGACGGTACTTATAGCTACATTCCTAAAAGTAGCAATTTTCGTATTCTCCGACAGTCATTTTGTCTTCATAAAGGACGACATTTACTCAAACCTGTGCTGATAGTCGCACCCGATGGCTACATACTCGATATTCAAGGTCCATATTTTTCAGACAGTTGA